The genome window GCCGGGATTTCCGGCGACAACCCGTAGTCCTTGTTGCGGATGTGGTCGTAGAAGGCTTTCGGGCGATCTTCGTCGATCAACTCGGACAGTTCTTCCAGGCCCATGGGCTCGCCGAGCTTGGCCTGACTGCTGGCGTAGTCCACCAGGGTCTTGGTTTTTTCCCGGGCATCGTCTTCCGGCAAGTCTTCGCTTTCGACGAAATCGCTGAAGGCCTTGAGCAGGGTGCGGGTCTCGCCGGGGCCGTCGACGCCTTCCTGGCAGCCGATGAAGTCGCGGAAGTACTCCGAGACCTTCTTGCCGTTCTTGCCCTTGATAAACGAAATGTACTGTTTCGATTGTTTGTTGTTCTGCCATTCCGACACGTTGATCCGCGCCGCCAGGTGCAACTGGCCCAGGTCCAGGTGGCGGGACGGGGTCACGTCCAGTTCATCGGTCACCGCCACGCCTTCGCTGTGGTGCAGCAGGGCGATGGCCAGGTAGTCGGTCATGCCCTGCTGGTAATGCGCGAACAACACGTGGCCGCCCACCGACAGGTTGGACTCTTCCATCAGTTTTTGCAGGTGTTCCACCGCCACTCGACTGAACGCGGTGAAATCCTTCCCGCCATCCAGGTACTCCTTCAGCCAGCCGCTGAACGGATGTGCCCCGGACTCGGCATGGAAAAACCCCCAGGCCTTGCCTTGCTTGGCGTTATAGCTTTCGTTGAGGTCGGCGAGCATGTTCTCGATGGCCGTGGACTCTGCCAGTTCGGAGTCGCGGGCATGGAGCACAGCAGGGGTGCCGTCGGGTTTTTTGTCGATCAGGTGGACGATGCAATGACGGATCGGCATGGATTTCTCGGCTGATGAAAGAGAGGAGGGCGTGCTCCCCGAAAAAGGCCCAGTGTACCGCAATCACTGGTTTTGGAACCCGGCAAAGGCCCTTTCAGAGCCGTCGGACTGCCTATATGCATTTTTTTAACGTTTTAGCGCAAGAAAGCTGACCAAATGGGTAGCTAGAGGCGGATATTTCAGAGGCGTTGTGCTAGTTTTGCCCGGTCTTACGCGAAGTCACTGCGTTAAGCGTGCATTCAGCATTTGTCAGGTCGAACCAAACCCGGTTTTCGGCATCTATTACCCCGATCCGTCGTGGTGATTGCCGAGGGTGCCTGATCCAGAGGGATCGGGCTCGATGGCTGACACTGCACTCTGCAATCCATATGAATTTGATAGGGAAGGAACACTACATGGCTCTTACTAAAGACCAACTGATCGCTGACATCGCTGAAGCTATCGACGCGCCAAAAACCACCGCGCGTAACGCTTTGGACCAACTGGGCCAAATCGTTGCCGATCAGCTGGAAAACGGCGGCGAAATCACTCTGCCAGGTATCGGCAAGCTGAAAGTCACCGAGCGTCCTGCCCGTACCGGCCGTAACCCTTCGACTGGCGCTGCCATCGAAATCGCTGCCAAGAAAGTGATCAAGCTGGTTGTGGCCAAAGGCCTGACCGACGCGGTCAACAAGTAAGATCGCTGTAAAAAAAACCGTGCCTCGGAGCGATCCGGGCACGGTTTTTTATTGCCTTGGGAAACCGCCCGTAGGAGCTGTCGAGCGGAGCGAGGCTGCGATCTTTCCCCTGGCTGTTAAATTTCAAGCGAAAGATCAAAAGATCGCAGCCTCGCTTCGCTCGGCAGCTCCTACGCTAGCGCAATGTCCTTCTAATCTTTGCGAACCCAGCGCGCCTGGCGCCAGGCCTGTTGCTGCGCCTCGGTCTGGAAGGTCCAGGCCACGAAACGACTCTGCTTCTGGCCCTGGGACATCTCCACCACGTGGCTGTGCAGCGCCCCGGCCTTTTTCAGCGCGGCCTGAATCGCCGGCAGGTTCGACGCCTTCGACACCAGGGTGCTGAACCACAGCACTTGGTTGGCCAGTTGTGCGCTTTCGCTGATCAATTGCGTGACGAACCGGGCTTCCCCACCCTCGCACCACAACTCCGCAGCCTGGCCGCCAAAATTCAGCACCGGCAGCTTGCGTTTCGGATCGGCCTTGCCCAACGCACGCCACTTGCGCTGGCTACCCTTGGTGGCTTCTTCCAGGGACGCATGGAACGGTGGGTTGCACATCGTCAGGTCGAACCGTTCGCCATCCTCCAGCAGACCCAGGAGGATCTGCTTGCGGTTGGCTTGCTGGCGCAACTGGATGGCCTTGCTCAAGCCGTTGGATTGGACGATGGCCTTGGCCGAGGCAATGGCGGTCGGGTCGATCTCCGAGCCCAGGAAGTGCCAGCGGTAGTCGCTGTAGCCGATCAACGGATAGACGCAGTTGGCGCCAGTGCCGATGTCCAGCACTTTGACGGCCGCCCCGCGGGGGATTTCACCGTCGTTGTGGCTGGCGAGCAGATCGGCGAGGAAATGCACATAATCCGCCCGGCCAGGCACTGGGGGGCACAGGTAGTCGGCTGGAATGTCCCAATGGGCGATGCCATAGAAGGCTTTGAGCAGCGCCCGATTGAACACCCGCACAGCTTCGGGGCTGGCGAAGTCGATGCTTTCCTTGCCGTAGGGGTTGATGATCACGAACTTGGCCAGCTCTGGCGTGGACTTGATCAGCGCGGGGAAGTCGTAGCGACCCTGATGGCGGTTGCGCGGGTGGAGGCCGGCCTTCTCCCGCGGCACCACAGGTTTGGCCTCGATGGCGGGCTTGGGCTTCTGGCGGACAGGTTTTGGGGCGCGAGGGGCAGTCATGGGCGGGTCGATTCGGGGTGGCTCAAAAAGTGGCGGGTATTGTCCCACATCCAGCCTGGTCTTGATGACTGCACAGTTCAAATGTGGGAGCGAGCTTGCTCGCGATGGCGGCGACACATCCGGCATTGATGCAAGCGGACCCTCCGCTATCGCGAGCAAGCTCGCTCCCACAGAGGGGCTCAGCATGAGTAAGAAAGTGCCAGGCAGAAAAAAGGAGGCCACCAGGGCCTCCTTCTTCAGTGACGAACCGCCGTTACAGGCTGGAGATCCGCCCATGCTGTTCGGCCAGCTTGCCCAGGGCCTGTTCGGCCTCGGCCAGTTTGGCCCGTTCCTTCTCGATGACTTCGGCCGGAGC of Pseudomonas fluorescens contains these proteins:
- the yejK gene encoding nucleoid-associated protein YejK, producing the protein MPIRHCIVHLIDKKPDGTPAVLHARDSELAESTAIENMLADLNESYNAKQGKAWGFFHAESGAHPFSGWLKEYLDGGKDFTAFSRVAVEHLQKLMEESNLSVGGHVLFAHYQQGMTDYLAIALLHHSEGVAVTDELDVTPSRHLDLGQLHLAARINVSEWQNNKQSKQYISFIKGKNGKKVSEYFRDFIGCQEGVDGPGETRTLLKAFSDFVESEDLPEDDAREKTKTLVDYASSQAKLGEPMGLEELSELIDEDRPKAFYDHIRNKDYGLSPEIPADKRTLNQFRRFTGRAEGLSISFEAHLLGSKIEYDEEAGTLIIKGLPTSLTDQLKRRN
- a CDS encoding HU family DNA-binding protein, producing the protein MALTKDQLIADIAEAIDAPKTTARNALDQLGQIVADQLENGGEITLPGIGKLKVTERPARTGRNPSTGAAIEIAAKKVIKLVVAKGLTDAVNK
- the rlmF gene encoding 23S rRNA (adenine(1618)-N(6))-methyltransferase RlmF codes for the protein MTAPRAPKPVRQKPKPAIEAKPVVPREKAGLHPRNRHQGRYDFPALIKSTPELAKFVIINPYGKESIDFASPEAVRVFNRALLKAFYGIAHWDIPADYLCPPVPGRADYVHFLADLLASHNDGEIPRGAAVKVLDIGTGANCVYPLIGYSDYRWHFLGSEIDPTAIASAKAIVQSNGLSKAIQLRQQANRKQILLGLLEDGERFDLTMCNPPFHASLEEATKGSQRKWRALGKADPKRKLPVLNFGGQAAELWCEGGEARFVTQLISESAQLANQVLWFSTLVSKASNLPAIQAALKKAGALHSHVVEMSQGQKQSRFVAWTFQTEAQQQAWRQARWVRKD